The following are encoded together in the Magnetospirillum gryphiswaldense MSR-1 v2 genome:
- a CDS encoding TetR/AcrR family transcriptional regulator, which produces MSAPSTRETIIDAAMAIVREQGVNKLTLDAAAKVAKLSKGGVLYHFKSKDDLIRAMVQRMIDSCDALHLEFYAQEPDGPYRWARTVVRTAFDPRGPSGDPVGGALLAAVTVNPDLLAPIHAKFAEWIERVKSDSPNPTLAALVCMAMDGYVFERMLKLPLCDEESCERIKLQALELLK; this is translated from the coding sequence ATGAGCGCCCCCAGCACCCGCGAAACCATTATTGACGCCGCCATGGCCATCGTGCGCGAGCAAGGTGTCAACAAGTTGACGCTGGATGCGGCGGCCAAGGTGGCCAAGCTGTCCAAGGGCGGCGTGCTTTATCATTTCAAAAGCAAGGACGACCTGATCCGCGCCATGGTGCAGCGGATGATCGATTCCTGCGACGCCTTGCATCTGGAATTTTACGCTCAGGAACCCGATGGACCGTATCGCTGGGCCAGGACGGTGGTGCGCACCGCCTTCGATCCGCGCGGCCCATCCGGTGATCCAGTGGGCGGCGCCCTGTTGGCGGCGGTGACCGTCAACCCGGATCTGCTGGCCCCCATCCATGCCAAATTCGCCGAATGGATCGAACGGGTGAAAAGCGACAGCCCTAATCCAACCCTGGCTGCCCTGGTTTGCATGGCCATGGATGGCTATGTGTTCGAACGCATGCTGAAGCTGCCCCTGTGCGACGAAGAATCCTGTGAACGCATCAAACTGCAAGCCCTTGAGCTGCTGAAATAA
- a CDS encoding ABC transporter permease, which produces MALPLGLSIAVRHLVHRRRQTLTSLVGVSLGVAFFIAIASMMQGFQRDFVNRIIDVAPHITIKDEYRLAPVQPVEAAYPGAVVELRGIKPKEEVRGLRGARAIIDALEEMPGLKVAPTLSGNILLRFGSRDISANVTGIVPDRERLVTKLEKDLIAGSLQSLYTAANGIIIGEGIALKAGIGLDDMVSVVSPEGVVMRMKVVGIFRSGLTLMDNFDTYALMKKAQVLQNRPNVINRIRIRLDDVEQAADLAKTIEARFGYRTESWQEQSSNVLGIFVIQNAIMYSTVGAILIVACFGIFNVISTVVYEKTKDIGILKSMGFRETDIRRIFVYQGLMVGIIGMLLGWALGYGLVEFMGTLDFKMEGFVRAQGFILYRTPKHYIISGAMALVASTFAAWLPARRASRMKPVDIVRGGA; this is translated from the coding sequence ATGGCCCTGCCGTTGGGTTTGTCCATCGCCGTGCGTCATCTGGTGCATCGGCGCCGGCAGACCCTGACCTCGTTGGTGGGGGTATCGCTGGGGGTGGCCTTCTTCATCGCCATCGCCTCGATGATGCAGGGCTTTCAACGCGACTTCGTCAACCGCATCATCGATGTCGCCCCCCATATCACCATCAAGGACGAATATCGCCTTGCGCCGGTGCAGCCGGTCGAGGCCGCCTATCCCGGCGCGGTGGTCGAACTGCGCGGCATCAAACCCAAGGAAGAGGTGCGCGGCCTGAGGGGGGCGCGGGCCATCATCGACGCGCTGGAAGAGATGCCGGGGCTGAAGGTGGCGCCGACCCTGTCGGGCAACATCCTGCTGCGCTTCGGCTCGCGCGATATCTCCGCCAACGTCACCGGCATCGTCCCCGACCGCGAGCGGCTGGTGACCAAGCTGGAAAAAGACCTGATCGCCGGGTCGCTGCAAAGCCTGTACACGGCGGCCAACGGCATCATCATCGGCGAGGGCATCGCCCTCAAGGCCGGCATCGGCCTCGACGACATGGTCTCGGTGGTCAGCCCCGAAGGCGTGGTCATGCGCATGAAGGTGGTGGGCATCTTCAGAAGCGGCCTGACCCTGATGGACAATTTCGACACCTATGCGCTGATGAAGAAGGCGCAGGTGCTGCAAAACCGCCCCAACGTCATCAACCGTATCCGCATCCGCCTGGACGACGTCGAACAGGCCGCCGATCTGGCCAAGACCATCGAGGCCCGCTTCGGCTATCGCACCGAAAGCTGGCAGGAACAATCGTCCAACGTCCTGGGCATCTTCGTCATCCAGAACGCCATCATGTATTCCACCGTCGGCGCCATCCTGATCGTCGCCTGTTTCGGCATCTTCAACGTCATCTCCACCGTGGTCTACGAAAAGACCAAGGATATCGGCATCCTCAAATCCATGGGTTTCCGTGAAACCGACATCCGCCGCATCTTCGTCTATCAGGGACTGATGGTCGGCATCATCGGCATGCTGCTGGGCTGGGCCTTGGGTTATGGGCTGGTGGAGTTCATGGGCACCTTGGATTTCAAGATGGAAGGCTTCGTCCGCGCCCAGGGCTTCATCCTCTACCGCACGCCCAAGCATTACATCATCAGCGGCGCCATGGCCCTGGTCGCCTCCACCTTCGCCGCCTGGCTGCCGGCGCGCCGGGCCAGCCGCATGAAGCCGGTGGATATCGTCCGAGGCGGCGCATGA
- a CDS encoding acyl-CoA thioesterase: protein MTKALTARRQDFRFLTQIQTRWSDNDMFGHINNVEYYRFFEMIVVEFLRGPCAMDLLNAQVVAFAAESLCRFRRPLSWPNPVSGGLKVESLGTSSVRYTIALFDDSSDEAAAEGHWVHVFVDRHNQRPTPIPALIRQVFQQHLG, encoded by the coding sequence ATGACCAAGGCGCTCACGGCCCGACGGCAGGATTTCCGCTTCCTGACCCAAATCCAGACCCGGTGGTCGGACAACGACATGTTCGGCCACATCAACAACGTGGAATACTACCGCTTCTTCGAGATGATCGTGGTGGAGTTCCTGCGCGGGCCGTGCGCCATGGATTTGCTGAATGCCCAGGTGGTGGCCTTCGCCGCCGAAAGCCTGTGCCGCTTCCGCCGCCCGCTGTCGTGGCCCAACCCGGTCAGCGGCGGCCTGAAGGTGGAAAGCCTGGGTACTTCATCGGTGCGCTACACCATCGCCCTGTTCGATGACAGCAGCGACGAAGCCGCAGCCGAGGGCCATTGGGTCCACGTCTTCGTCGATCGCCACAATCAGCGCCCCACCCCCATTCCCGCGCTGATCCGCCAGGTGTTCCAGCAGCATCTGGGCTGA
- a CDS encoding 3-hydroxybutyrate dehydrogenase: MLKGRNAVVTGSTSGIGLGIARALAAQGCGIMLNGFGDGIEDLRAGLAQEFGVTVLYNGADLSKAEECASLIEDAEKRLGSVDILVNNAGIQHVDAVENFPVARWDAVIAINLSSAFHTIRTALPGMKARGWGRLINVASVHGLVASVNKAAYVAAKHGIIGLTKVVALENAENGITCNAICPGWVLTPLVQKQIDARAEAQGVSIADAGRDLLSEKQPSKRFTTPEELGELAVFLSSKAAGNMTGTSLTMDGGWTAQ; encoded by the coding sequence ATGCTTAAGGGACGCAACGCTGTCGTTACCGGCTCCACCAGCGGCATCGGCCTGGGCATCGCCCGCGCCCTGGCCGCGCAAGGCTGCGGCATCATGTTGAACGGCTTCGGCGACGGCATCGAGGATTTGCGCGCGGGCCTGGCCCAGGAATTCGGCGTCACCGTGCTTTACAACGGCGCCGACCTGTCCAAGGCCGAGGAATGCGCCAGCCTGATCGAAGACGCCGAAAAGCGCCTGGGTTCGGTGGACATCCTGGTCAACAATGCCGGCATCCAGCACGTGGATGCGGTGGAAAACTTTCCCGTCGCCCGCTGGGATGCGGTCATCGCCATCAATCTGTCCTCGGCTTTCCACACCATCCGCACCGCCCTGCCCGGCATGAAGGCGCGCGGCTGGGGCCGACTGATCAACGTCGCCTCGGTCCATGGTCTGGTGGCGTCGGTCAACAAGGCGGCCTATGTGGCGGCCAAGCACGGCATCATCGGCCTGACCAAGGTTGTCGCCCTGGAAAACGCCGAAAACGGCATCACCTGCAACGCCATCTGCCCCGGTTGGGTGCTGACGCCGCTGGTGCAAAAGCAGATCGACGCCCGGGCTGAAGCCCAGGGTGTCTCCATCGCCGATGCCGGGCGCGACCTGTTGAGCGAAAAGCAGCCGTCCAAGCGTTTCACCACGCCGGAAGAACTGGGGGAACTGGCGGTGTTCCTGTCGTCGAAGGCCGCCGGCAACATGACCGGCACCTCGCTGACCATGGATGGCGGCTGGACCGCGCAATAA
- a CDS encoding NAD(P)H-quinone oxidoreductase gives MLPETMTCIEITTPGDAHVLKPAQRPLPRPAKGQVLIKVAAAGINRPDVLQRQGAYPAPPGASDLPGLEVSGTVAGLGEGVDQWRLGDSVCALTAGGGYAQFVTADARHCLPIPDDLEFVAAAALPETLFTVWHNVFERGGLKAGEKFLVHGGGSGIGTTAIQLAKALGATVFATAGGKAKCEACVKLGADRVIDYQTEDFVEVIKAETGGKGVDVILDMVGGDYLPRNVKCLGFDGRLVNIAFLKGPVAEMNMMPVMLKRLTLTGSTLRPQSDAAKARMAEGLKTTVLPLVAAGRVRPLIHAVFPLDQAAQAHELMESNTHVGKIVLTV, from the coding sequence ATGCTGCCTGAAACCATGACCTGCATCGAAATCACCACCCCCGGCGACGCCCATGTGCTGAAGCCGGCGCAGCGCCCGCTGCCGAGGCCAGCCAAGGGGCAGGTGCTGATCAAGGTGGCCGCCGCCGGCATCAACCGTCCCGACGTGTTGCAACGCCAGGGTGCCTATCCGGCACCGCCCGGCGCCTCGGACCTGCCGGGCCTGGAAGTGTCGGGCACCGTCGCCGGTTTGGGCGAGGGGGTGGATCAATGGCGCTTGGGCGATTCGGTCTGTGCGCTCACCGCCGGCGGCGGCTATGCCCAGTTTGTCACCGCCGATGCCCGCCATTGCCTGCCTATTCCCGACGATCTGGAATTCGTCGCCGCGGCGGCGTTGCCGGAAACCTTGTTCACCGTCTGGCACAACGTGTTCGAGCGCGGCGGCCTGAAGGCGGGCGAGAAATTCCTGGTCCATGGCGGCGGCTCGGGTATCGGCACCACCGCCATCCAACTGGCCAAGGCCTTGGGCGCCACCGTCTTCGCCACCGCCGGCGGCAAGGCCAAGTGCGAGGCCTGCGTCAAGTTGGGCGCCGACCGTGTCATCGATTATCAGACCGAGGATTTCGTCGAGGTGATCAAGGCGGAAACCGGCGGCAAGGGTGTCGATGTCATCCTGGATATGGTCGGCGGCGATTATCTGCCGCGCAACGTCAAATGCCTGGGCTTTGATGGCCGGCTGGTCAACATCGCCTTCCTTAAGGGCCCGGTGGCGGAAATGAACATGATGCCGGTGATGCTCAAGCGCCTGACCTTGACCGGCTCGACCCTGCGTCCGCAATCGGATGCGGCCAAGGCGCGCATGGCCGAGGGGCTGAAAACCACGGTTCTGCCCTTGGTCGCCGCCGGTCGCGTGCGTCCGCTGATCCATGCGGTGTTCCCGCTGGACCAAGCCGCCCAGGCGCATGAACTGATGGAATCCAACACCCATGTGGGCAAGATCGTCTTGACCGTTTGA
- a CDS encoding DUF1465 family protein, with protein MQQPAFFGRTYDEAMTLMVEARNYMAYVEQRERRKAEAMAGLRMSCEAMRVTSRLTQVMAWLMMQRAVHAGEIEADDALSEPNRLSGLEVCLDQTFGRDEALPTGLRSLLERSLSLYQRIARLENQMLERMH; from the coding sequence ATGCAGCAACCTGCATTTTTCGGGCGCACCTATGATGAAGCCATGACGCTGATGGTCGAGGCGCGCAACTACATGGCCTATGTGGAGCAGCGCGAGCGCCGCAAGGCCGAGGCCATGGCCGGCCTCAGAATGTCGTGCGAGGCCATGCGAGTGACCTCGCGGCTGACCCAGGTGATGGCTTGGCTGATGATGCAGCGCGCCGTCCATGCCGGCGAAATCGAGGCAGATGACGCCTTATCCGAACCCAACCGCCTGTCCGGCCTGGAGGTTTGCCTGGATCAGACCTTCGGTCGCGACGAGGCCCTGCCCACCGGCCTGCGCAGCCTGCTGGAACGCAGCCTGAGCTTGTACCAGCGCATCGCCCGCCTGGAAAACCAGATGCTGGAGCGGATGCATTAG
- a CDS encoding efflux RND transporter permease subunit — MFDIFIKRPVLASVISLLILFVGLRALLMLPVRQYPEMKNTVITITTTYPGADAELIQGFITQPLQKAVATSAGLDYITSQSVQSASVIKAFVRLNEDPDAAMTEVMSKVNEVRSVLPRGINDPVLKKETGQTFASAYLAFSSAELSQEQITDYVNRVIQPKLASVPGVANPEVFGGQNFSIRVWLDPEKLAQLDMTADDVNAALTANNFTAAAGSTKGAYDVVTTQARTDLNTIADFRNLVIRHEGTRLVRLSDIAEVSLGAQNDEMAVFASGKRAIFVGVFTTPEANPLTVIKEIRDSALPGIVAQLPPGLNAEIAYDSTVFIQAAIDEVVKTILEAAVIVMIVIFAFMGSFRSVAIPVVTVPLSLIGVALFLLALGFSINLLTLLAMVLAIGLVVDDAIVVVENVHRHIEEGLSPFQAAIVGTREIAGPVISMTITLAAVYAPIAFMGGLTGSLFKEFALALAGSVIVSGIIALTLSPMMCSLILKHDEDKKGLPARIDAIFDGLQGRYRRALAASLADRSTTLLFAAIVMGVLPFLFMAVPTELAPEEDQGVVFTAFTGPASANTEYMEVFAGEIDKALKEFPEVRDRFLIAGIGSINQGFGGAVTKPWEERKLSTKQLTPLFQQKLDGISGVKASVFSPPPLPGSDGLPVQFVITSTSDYKALNDLQAEIMRRATASGMYAFIDSDLKFQSPQTVVDIDRDKAGSYGITMQQIGESLATMTGGNYVNLVNLQGRSYQVIPQVPRDFRLDPHQLGRFHVRTSDGGAVPLSSLVTLKQAVKPVSLNQFNQLNSFTISAFPMPGTTLGQSLATLEGIATEVLPQGTTYDFAGQSRQYKQEGASLTVTFVFALVIIFLVLAAQFESFRDPLVIMVSVPLSLCGALIPLALGVASMNIYTQVGLITLIGLITKHGILICEVARERQEQEGLSRLEAVQVAASLRLRPILMTTAAMVAGLIPLLMASGAGAASRFSIAVVIVAGMSIGTLFTLFVLPVIYTFLATDRKQRAAPQVHGHIAAEGAE, encoded by the coding sequence ATGTTCGATATTTTCATCAAGCGCCCGGTCCTGGCCAGCGTCATCAGCCTGCTGATCCTGTTCGTCGGCTTGCGGGCGCTGTTGATGCTGCCGGTGCGGCAATACCCGGAAATGAAAAATACGGTGATCACCATCACCACCACCTATCCGGGCGCCGACGCCGAGCTGATCCAGGGGTTCATCACCCAGCCCTTGCAAAAGGCGGTGGCGACCTCGGCCGGTCTCGATTACATCACCTCGCAATCGGTGCAAAGCGCCTCGGTGATCAAGGCCTTCGTCCGTCTGAACGAAGACCCCGACGCCGCCATGACCGAGGTGATGAGCAAGGTCAACGAGGTGCGCTCGGTGCTGCCGCGCGGCATCAACGACCCGGTGCTGAAAAAGGAAACCGGCCAGACCTTCGCCTCGGCCTATCTGGCGTTTTCGTCGGCGGAGCTGAGCCAGGAACAGATCACCGATTACGTTAACCGGGTGATCCAGCCCAAGCTGGCCTCGGTCCCCGGCGTCGCCAACCCGGAAGTGTTCGGCGGCCAGAACTTTTCCATCCGCGTCTGGCTCGACCCGGAAAAGCTGGCACAGCTTGACATGACCGCCGACGACGTCAACGCCGCCCTGACCGCCAACAACTTCACCGCCGCCGCCGGCTCGACCAAGGGCGCCTATGACGTGGTCACCACCCAGGCGCGCACCGATCTCAACACCATCGCCGATTTCCGCAATCTGGTGATCCGCCACGAAGGCACCCGACTGGTCCGCCTGTCGGACATTGCCGAGGTGTCCTTGGGCGCCCAGAATGACGAAATGGCGGTGTTCGCCAGCGGCAAGCGGGCCATCTTCGTCGGTGTTTTCACCACTCCCGAAGCCAACCCGCTGACGGTGATCAAGGAGATCCGCGACAGCGCCCTGCCCGGCATCGTCGCCCAGTTGCCGCCCGGCCTGAACGCGGAAATCGCCTATGATTCCACCGTGTTCATCCAGGCCGCCATCGACGAGGTGGTGAAAACCATCCTGGAAGCGGCGGTGATCGTGATGATCGTCATCTTCGCCTTCATGGGCTCGTTCCGCTCGGTCGCCATCCCGGTGGTGACGGTGCCGCTGTCATTGATCGGCGTCGCCCTGTTCCTGCTGGCCCTGGGCTTTTCCATCAACCTGCTGACGCTTTTGGCCATGGTCCTGGCCATCGGTCTGGTGGTCGACGACGCCATCGTCGTCGTCGAGAACGTCCATCGTCACATCGAGGAAGGATTGTCGCCGTTCCAGGCGGCCATCGTCGGCACCCGTGAAATCGCCGGCCCGGTCATTTCCATGACCATCACCCTGGCCGCGGTTTATGCCCCCATCGCCTTCATGGGCGGCCTGACCGGCTCGTTGTTCAAGGAATTCGCCCTGGCCCTGGCCGGTTCGGTCATCGTCTCGGGCATCATCGCGCTGACCTTGTCGCCAATGATGTGCTCGCTGATCCTCAAGCACGACGAGGACAAGAAGGGCCTGCCGGCCCGCATCGACGCCATCTTCGACGGCCTGCAGGGCCGCTACCGCCGGGCCCTGGCGGCGTCGCTGGCCGACCGTTCCACCACCTTGCTGTTCGCGGCCATCGTCATGGGGGTGCTGCCCTTCCTGTTCATGGCGGTGCCGACCGAACTGGCCCCCGAAGAAGACCAGGGCGTGGTATTCACCGCCTTCACCGGTCCGGCCTCGGCCAACACCGAGTACATGGAGGTGTTCGCCGGCGAGATCGACAAGGCGCTGAAGGAATTCCCCGAGGTGCGCGATCGCTTCCTCATCGCCGGCATCGGCTCCATCAACCAGGGCTTCGGCGGTGCCGTCACCAAGCCGTGGGAAGAGCGCAAGCTGTCGACCAAGCAACTGACGCCCTTGTTCCAGCAGAAGCTGGACGGCATTTCCGGCGTCAAGGCCTCGGTGTTCTCGCCGCCGCCCTTGCCCGGCTCCGATGGCCTGCCGGTGCAGTTCGTCATCACCTCGACCTCGGATTACAAGGCGCTCAACGATTTGCAGGCCGAGATCATGCGCCGGGCCACCGCCTCGGGCATGTACGCCTTCATCGACAGCGACCTGAAGTTCCAAAGCCCGCAGACGGTGGTCGACATCGACCGCGACAAGGCCGGGTCTTACGGCATCACCATGCAGCAGATCGGCGAATCGCTGGCCACCATGACCGGCGGCAATTACGTCAATCTGGTCAATCTGCAAGGCCGGTCCTATCAGGTCATCCCGCAGGTGCCGCGCGATTTCCGCCTCGACCCGCACCAGTTGGGCCGCTTCCACGTGCGCACCTCGGACGGCGGCGCGGTGCCGCTGTCGTCGCTGGTGACGCTGAAGCAGGCGGTCAAGCCGGTGTCGCTCAACCAGTTCAACCAGTTGAACAGCTTCACCATCAGCGCGTTCCCCATGCCCGGCACCACCTTGGGCCAGTCGCTGGCGACGCTGGAAGGCATCGCCACCGAAGTCCTGCCCCAGGGCACCACCTACGACTTCGCCGGCCAATCGCGCCAGTACAAGCAGGAAGGCGCCTCGCTGACCGTCACGTTCGTCTTCGCCCTGGTCATCATCTTCCTGGTGCTGGCGGCGCAGTTCGAAAGCTTCCGCGATCCGCTGGTGATCATGGTGTCGGTGCCGTTGTCGCTGTGCGGGGCCCTGATCCCGCTGGCGCTCGGCGTGGCCAGCATGAACATCTATACCCAGGTGGGGCTGATCACCCTGATCGGGCTGATCACCAAGCACGGCATCCTGATCTGTGAAGTGGCGCGCGAGCGGCAGGAACAGGAAGGCCTGTCGCGCCTGGAAGCGGTGCAGGTGGCGGCCAGCCTGCGTCTGCGCCCGATCCTGATGACCACGGCGGCCATGGTCGCCGGCCTGATCCCGCTGTTGATGGCCTCGGGGGCCGGCGCCGCCAGCCGCTTCTCCATCGCCGTGGTGATCGTCGCCGGCATGAGCATCGGCACCTTGTTCACGCTATTCGTGCTGCCGGTGATCTACACCTTCCTGGCCACCGATCGCAAACAACGGGCCGCACCACAAGTGCACGGCCACATCGCCGCCGAAGGGGCGGAATAA
- a CDS encoding efflux RND transporter periplasmic adaptor subunit: MNIKRMAIMLTASAVVFGGVLGFVQFRQHMIAQYFASMPKPVIPVTTEQAKSEKWQDSVSAIGTLAAVNGVDISASTSGLVTEIGFQSGQAVKKGQVLLRLDADVERANLRSAQADADLARISADRQRKLVRTDAVSQSAVDKAEAELKVKEANAAGLRAQIDKKQVHAPFDGVLGVRKVDLGQFIQAGTAIVNLQDLSVMLADFSVSQRDLALTSVGRAIRMTTDAWPDRVFEGVIAAVEPQVDAKTGMVLAQARFLNTDGALRPGMFARIEILRPDMAEVVTVPMEAVSYNLHGDAVFIVKDGADGPEAARQVVQLGERKAGRVVVLKGLEAGAQVVTTGQLKLENGSKVQVSANDPLKQAAKAE; this comes from the coding sequence ATGAATATCAAGCGCATGGCCATCATGCTGACCGCCAGTGCCGTCGTTTTCGGCGGCGTGCTGGGATTTGTCCAATTCCGCCAGCACATGATCGCCCAATATTTCGCGTCCATGCCCAAGCCGGTGATCCCGGTGACCACCGAACAGGCCAAGTCGGAAAAGTGGCAGGACAGCGTCTCGGCCATCGGCACCTTGGCCGCCGTCAATGGCGTCGACATCAGTGCCTCGACCTCGGGTCTGGTTACCGAAATCGGTTTCCAGTCCGGTCAGGCGGTGAAAAAGGGGCAGGTCTTGCTGCGCCTGGACGCTGACGTGGAACGGGCCAATCTGCGCTCGGCCCAAGCCGATGCCGATCTGGCGCGCATTTCCGCCGACCGCCAGCGCAAGCTGGTGCGCACCGATGCGGTCAGTCAATCCGCCGTCGACAAGGCCGAGGCCGAGTTGAAGGTCAAGGAAGCCAATGCCGCCGGCCTCAGGGCGCAGATCGACAAGAAGCAGGTCCACGCCCCCTTCGACGGGGTCTTGGGCGTGCGCAAGGTGGATTTGGGCCAGTTCATCCAGGCCGGCACCGCCATCGTCAATTTGCAGGATTTGTCGGTGATGCTGGCCGATTTCTCGGTGTCACAACGTGACCTGGCGCTGACCAGCGTCGGTCGCGCCATCCGCATGACCACCGATGCTTGGCCCGACCGGGTGTTTGAAGGCGTCATCGCCGCCGTCGAACCCCAGGTCGATGCCAAGACCGGCATGGTCCTGGCCCAGGCCCGCTTCCTCAACACCGACGGCGCCCTGCGACCGGGCATGTTCGCCCGCATCGAGATTCTGCGTCCCGACATGGCCGAGGTGGTGACGGTGCCGATGGAAGCGGTGTCCTACAATCTGCATGGCGACGCCGTCTTCATCGTCAAGGACGGTGCCGATGGCCCCGAGGCCGCCCGTCAGGTGGTGCAATTGGGTGAACGCAAGGCCGGTCGCGTGGTGGTGCTGAAGGGACTTGAAGCCGGCGCCCAGGTGGTGACCACCGGCCAATTGAAGCTGGAAAACGGCTCCAAGGTCCAAGTCAGTGCCAACGATCCGCTGAAACAAGCGGCCAAGGCCGAATAG
- a CDS encoding DUF1192 domain-containing protein, which translates to MDVDDLDPKKKTAQSRDLGTLGVEELRDYIAQLQAEIIRAEATIAAKEKVKSGAEALFRKA; encoded by the coding sequence ATGGACGTGGACGACCTGGACCCCAAGAAGAAAACGGCGCAATCGCGCGACTTGGGAACCTTGGGGGTCGAGGAATTGCGCGACTATATCGCCCAATTACAGGCCGAGATCATCCGGGCCGAGGCCACCATCGCCGCCAAGGAAAAAGTCAAATCGGGGGCCGAGGCCCTGTTCAGGAAAGCATAA
- a CDS encoding DUF1013 domain-containing protein produces the protein MALPLMPKATAVWLVENTALSFEQIAEFCGLHSLEVQAIADGEVATGIVGLDPVANGQLSKSELERCEANPDAHLKLNITDYPQPRAKPKGARYTPVSKRQDRPDAIAWLLKHHPELSDGQLCKLIGTTKPTIQSVREKSHWNAPNIKPRNPVTLGLCTESDLEKAVTIGRGRAGGTVAPQYHEEEDGAE, from the coding sequence ATGGCTCTGCCGCTCATGCCCAAGGCGACTGCCGTCTGGCTGGTCGAAAACACCGCCCTTAGCTTTGAGCAGATCGCCGAGTTCTGTGGTCTGCATTCCCTGGAAGTGCAGGCCATCGCAGACGGCGAAGTGGCGACCGGTATCGTCGGTCTGGACCCCGTGGCCAACGGTCAGTTGTCCAAGTCCGAGCTGGAACGCTGCGAAGCCAACCCGGATGCCCATCTGAAGCTGAACATCACCGATTATCCGCAGCCGCGGGCCAAGCCCAAGGGCGCGCGCTATACCCCGGTGTCCAAGCGCCAGGACCGCCCTGACGCCATCGCCTGGCTGCTGAAGCATCACCCGGAACTGTCCGACGGCCAGTTGTGCAAGCTGATCGGCACCACCAAGCCGACCATCCAGTCGGTGCGGGAAAAAAGCCATTGGAACGCGCCCAACATCAAGCCGCGCAATCCGGTGACCTTGGGCCTGTGCACCGAATCGGATCTGGAAAAGGCGGTGACCATCGGTCGCGGCCGCGCCGGCGGCACCGTGGCGCCGCAATATCATGAGGAAGAGGACGGCGCCGAGTAA
- a CDS encoding ABC transporter ATP-binding protein, protein MTAPILQTRALTRELPGLVPVTLVRDIDMVVEPGEFVAITGPSGSGKSSLLYLLGLLDTPTGGEVLVDGNATAGLSENQLADLRLARFGFVFQFHFLLPEFSARANVEIPMRRLRALGAKEIRARAHWLLDALGLADHADKLPEQMSGGQRQRVAIARALANDPGVILADEPTGNLDSKSAEVVFTMFRRLAREQNRAVVVVTHDNDLAATADRRIHLVDGRLA, encoded by the coding sequence ATGACCGCCCCCATCCTGCAAACACGCGCCCTGACCCGTGAATTGCCCGGTTTGGTCCCGGTCACCTTGGTGCGCGACATCGATATGGTGGTCGAACCGGGTGAGTTCGTCGCCATCACCGGCCCGTCAGGATCGGGCAAATCGTCGCTCTTGTACCTTTTGGGTCTGCTCGATACCCCAACCGGCGGCGAAGTGCTGGTGGACGGCAATGCCACCGCCGGCCTGAGCGAAAACCAATTGGCCGATTTGAGATTGGCCCGCTTCGGCTTCGTCTTTCAGTTCCACTTCCTGCTGCCGGAATTTTCCGCCCGCGCCAACGTCGAAATCCCCATGCGCCGCCTGCGTGCCCTGGGGGCCAAGGAAATCCGCGCCCGCGCCCATTGGCTGCTCGACGCCCTGGGGCTGGCCGACCACGCCGACAAACTGCCGGAACAGATGTCCGGCGGCCAGCGCCAGCGCGTCGCCATCGCCCGCGCCCTGGCCAACGACCCCGGCGTCATCCTGGCCGACGAACCCACCGGCAATCTGGACAGCAAATCGGCGGAGGTGGTCTTCACCATGTTCCGCCGATTGGCGCGCGAGCAGAACCGGGCGGTGGTGGTGGTCACCCACGACAACGATCTGGCCGCCACCGCTGACCGCCGCATCCATCTGGTGGACGGACGTTTGGCGTAA